One genomic segment of Longimicrobiales bacterium includes these proteins:
- a CDS encoding DUF445 family protein: protein MNQEIVLIGAKIAFGAIAGGLTNTIAVWMLFHPYEPPKLFGRWTVRFLHGAVPKNQPRIASAIGRTVGDRLLTSDDLTKAFANVEFREAFDQRLGMFLNEVLHTERGSLGGLIPPAVRDDVDSLISEALQKGLAQLDSYLISESFEDAMERRAGDIIAAVADQPIGDALIPARGAALEGAIEDWLQNAVESEDFTEAVSDYLGRAAGKLLEPGRTFEQILPLGLVGSVEKAIASYLPLAAERLGGLLEDPAARAKFESTIHDLLKRFLRDLKFHQRIVARVVMTESTVDKVLDTIEAEGAERLSEILRDPAVQEAMARGVNQAIVDFLRRPVNEVLGEPDDPNVLEVRATLAGYVVEMAQDPATREFLVEKLYSGLEKAGDRTWGDVLDRIPISKIAEIMVTAARTDTTRQAFNAGAQHLVSRAMERPIGTPVRWFPKNGPQRLEAALSDPIWDWVQTQVPEIVERIDVARRVEDKVLHFPTARMEEIVRKITDRELKLIVRLGYVLGAIIGLGLVAVEAVLR from the coding sequence ATGAACCAGGAAATCGTGCTCATAGGGGCGAAGATTGCCTTCGGGGCCATCGCCGGGGGGCTCACGAACACCATCGCGGTCTGGATGCTCTTCCACCCCTACGAGCCCCCGAAGCTCTTCGGCCGCTGGACCGTCCGATTCCTACATGGCGCAGTGCCGAAGAACCAGCCGCGCATCGCCTCTGCGATCGGGCGCACCGTCGGTGATCGACTCCTTACATCCGACGACCTGACCAAGGCCTTTGCAAATGTCGAGTTCCGGGAGGCGTTTGATCAGCGACTCGGTATGTTCCTCAATGAGGTACTGCACACCGAGCGAGGGTCTCTTGGTGGCCTGATTCCTCCAGCGGTGCGGGACGATGTCGACTCTCTGATCTCCGAGGCCCTACAAAAGGGACTTGCGCAGCTCGACAGCTACCTCATCTCAGAGTCCTTCGAAGACGCGATGGAGCGCCGGGCGGGTGACATCATCGCCGCCGTGGCTGATCAGCCGATCGGAGACGCGCTCATCCCCGCTCGAGGTGCAGCACTCGAAGGAGCGATCGAGGACTGGCTCCAAAATGCGGTCGAGAGCGAAGACTTCACAGAAGCCGTCTCAGACTATCTCGGACGTGCGGCGGGAAAGCTCCTCGAGCCCGGCCGGACATTCGAACAGATCCTGCCGCTCGGACTCGTGGGCTCGGTGGAGAAAGCCATCGCGAGCTATCTGCCACTCGCGGCGGAGAGGCTCGGTGGACTGCTCGAAGATCCAGCAGCGCGGGCGAAATTCGAATCAACGATTCATGACCTCCTGAAGCGTTTCCTGAGGGACCTCAAGTTCCACCAGCGGATCGTCGCTCGCGTCGTAATGACCGAGTCAACGGTCGACAAGGTGCTCGACACGATCGAAGCTGAGGGAGCGGAAAGGCTCTCCGAGATTCTTCGTGATCCCGCGGTTCAAGAAGCGATGGCCAGAGGGGTGAACCAGGCCATCGTGGACTTCCTGCGCCGGCCGGTGAACGAGGTCCTCGGTGAACCGGATGACCCCAACGTCTTGGAAGTGCGCGCGACTCTGGCAGGGTACGTGGTCGAGATGGCCCAAGATCCGGCGACCCGGGAGTTCCTCGTCGAGAAGCTGTACTCAGGACTCGAAAAAGCCGGTGACCGGACATGGGGCGACGTTCTCGACCGTATTCCAATCTCGAAGATTGCCGAGATCATGGTCACGGCAGCACGGACGGATACTACTCGACAGGCCTTCAACGCCGGGGCTCAGCATCTCGTTTCACGGGCCATGGAGCGCCCGATTGGAACACCCGTTCGCTGGTTTCCCAAGAACGGCCCCCAGCGCCTGGAAGCAGCGCTCAGTGACCCGATCTGGGACTGGGTCCAGACGCAGGTCCCCGAGATCGTGGAGCGCATCGACGTCGCCCGTAGAGTGGAAGACAAGGTGCTCCACTTCCCGACGGCGCGCATGGAAGAGATCGTGCGGAAGATCACCGACCGTGAGCTGAAACTGATCGTTCGATTGGGCTACGTGCTCGGTGCGATCATCGGCCTGGGACTGGTCGCAGTGGAGGCCGTCCTTCGATAG
- a CDS encoding TerB family tellurite resistance protein, protein MLNSIKKFFSSSMSPAPETDQKEAAKDIRLAACALLLELANADDEFTDDERQHLESAVRRQFGLGATEAEQLLELAQQAREEAVDLWQFTNLIAENYSTGQKMVLAEIMWGLVYSDGDLANKEDYLMRKICNLLRLEPGYLAEARERYMRGGEG, encoded by the coding sequence ATGCTCAACTCAATAAAGAAATTCTTCTCTTCCTCCATGAGCCCTGCACCTGAAACGGACCAGAAAGAGGCCGCCAAGGACATTCGTCTGGCTGCTTGCGCCCTGCTGCTCGAGTTAGCGAACGCAGACGACGAGTTTACGGATGACGAGAGACAGCATCTGGAATCTGCCGTACGGCGTCAGTTCGGACTCGGGGCTACGGAAGCCGAGCAGCTGCTGGAGCTCGCGCAGCAGGCACGTGAGGAAGCCGTGGACTTATGGCAGTTCACGAACCTCATCGCGGAGAACTACTCGACCGGACAGAAGATGGTACTCGCTGAGATCATGTGGGGCCTCGTGTACTCGGATGGTGATCTGGCCAACAAGGAAGACTATCTGATGAGGAAGATCTGTAACCTCCTCCGTCTCGAACCTGGATACCTTGCCGAGGCTCGCGAGCGCTACATGCGAGGCGGGGAGGGGTGA
- a CDS encoding tetratricopeptide repeat protein, whose translation MTESRKTDKKRKKRASRTKDQQQVELLPQTPPVPGDGQPAESDPDTTKASSLEGSGPAVSPVAESVPDSDAAQAPDLKPGDADTLRPEGAGDAELIDVGEPDPTPILRSQISASRARIPTDRPESDPDSPPGLNPAGNQLARARDLVEIGRIPEAIEQYQAVLADDSDNLKAHNNLGVLYDELGRHELAVEHFQSALSTDPENVEVLTNHGRALTALARYEDAAELIRRALRSSPDDPAARFAAAILSFRRGLYAQAEPEFMWICEQAPDDGLAFYYRGEALNRVSRYDEAIEVMLRAAELLPNDSRPYYTLGHLYDRRSMREEASDMYRRARDVQGREAVSV comes from the coding sequence ATGACCGAGTCGCGTAAGACGGACAAGAAACGCAAGAAGCGAGCGTCTCGGACCAAGGACCAGCAGCAGGTCGAACTCCTTCCCCAGACGCCCCCGGTGCCTGGTGACGGCCAGCCTGCGGAATCGGATCCGGATACCACGAAGGCCAGCTCGCTAGAGGGTTCCGGCCCGGCTGTATCCCCTGTTGCCGAATCCGTTCCAGACTCTGATGCTGCTCAGGCACCTGATCTCAAGCCGGGTGATGCGGACACCCTAAGGCCAGAAGGGGCCGGTGACGCCGAGCTGATCGACGTCGGAGAGCCCGACCCCACCCCCATCCTTCGGTCGCAGATTTCTGCGAGTCGGGCACGAATCCCAACAGACAGACCCGAATCTGATCCAGACTCGCCTCCCGGCCTGAATCCGGCGGGGAACCAGCTCGCCAGGGCTCGGGATCTGGTCGAGATTGGACGGATCCCGGAGGCTATCGAGCAGTACCAGGCGGTCTTGGCTGACGATTCAGATAACCTGAAAGCGCATAACAATCTCGGGGTGCTCTACGATGAGCTTGGTCGCCATGAACTCGCGGTCGAGCACTTCCAGTCGGCCCTCAGCACCGATCCGGAGAATGTCGAGGTCCTGACGAACCACGGTAGAGCTCTTACGGCGCTCGCTCGCTACGAGGACGCCGCCGAGCTCATTCGGCGCGCTCTTCGGAGCTCGCCTGATGATCCTGCGGCCCGATTCGCTGCAGCGATTCTGTCCTTCCGGCGGGGTCTGTACGCACAGGCTGAGCCTGAGTTCATGTGGATTTGCGAACAGGCCCCCGATGATGGCCTGGCGTTCTACTATCGAGGGGAGGCGCTGAACCGCGTCTCGCGGTATGACGAGGCCATCGAAGTCATGCTAAGGGCGGCAGAGTTACTTCCGAATGATTCACGACCCTACTACACGTTGGGTCACTTGTACGACCGCCGCAGCATGCGTGAGGAGGCTTCGGACATGTACCGCCGGGCTCGGGACGTGCAGGGCCGAGAGGCGGTCTCGGTATGA
- a CDS encoding divalent-cation tolerance protein CutA: MAVLWTASDPGRASAIATRLVEERRIACVNVLPGATSIFRWDGAVREESETLLLSKATQGNVDRVLERISELHSYDVPEILALPAVAGSERYLTWVADEVTPSE; the protein is encoded by the coding sequence GTGGCCGTGCTGTGGACTGCCTCGGACCCTGGGCGTGCATCCGCGATTGCGACGCGCCTCGTAGAGGAACGTCGCATTGCCTGCGTGAACGTTCTCCCCGGTGCCACCTCGATCTTTCGGTGGGATGGCGCGGTGAGAGAAGAATCGGAAACGCTGCTTCTTTCCAAGGCGACGCAGGGGAACGTCGACCGGGTTCTGGAGAGGATTAGCGAGCTTCACTCGTATGACGTACCGGAAATTCTCGCCCTTCCCGCGGTAGCTGGGTCCGAGCGCTATCTGACCTGGGTCGCCGACGAAGTGACGCCGAGCGAATGA
- a CDS encoding long-chain fatty acid--CoA ligase, translating into MPQLAYAVNETPVPESTLVDLFFEGIDHWGDETAFQRFRTPDHIVDITYNETLEAVRKVSASLVSAGLARGDRAAILSENRVEWAHSDYACLCAGVITVPIYPTLMADQVAYILQDSGARLVFVANEAQAKKVKEAADEARVEVSIVGFDLDSSDGVIGWADFLRSGAEQAESTGAADFRTAALEAQPHDLATVLYTSGTTGPPKGVMLTHNNIASNVRASVMILGVRHSDNTVSFLPLCHILQRMVDFLFFWTGCRIGYPRSLDTLIVDLGKLQPTVVVSVPRIYEKIYNGVMNADGFKKKLINWAVGVADRVADLRLAGKNPGGLLGLQYAAADKLVFSKVRARVGGRLRFFVSGGGPLAPALNRFFYSIGMTILEGYGLTETSPVLHVTIEDGFRIGWVGPPVPGTETRIADDGEILVRGPQIMKGYYNKPEATAEAIDEDGWFATGDIGELSADGYLRITDRKKDILVTAGGKNVAPQPIENHLKTHVLVEQAVLVGDRRRYCALIVVPAFGPLKSWANEARISWSTEADLVKNPDVIAHVEKELFATLSGFASFERPKKVTLIEEEFSIENGLLTPTLKVKRNVLREQLQDVIDAMYSDEAADQTAN; encoded by the coding sequence GTGCCTCAGCTTGCCTACGCAGTAAACGAGACTCCAGTCCCGGAGTCGACTCTGGTCGATCTCTTCTTCGAGGGGATCGATCATTGGGGTGACGAGACGGCGTTCCAGCGTTTCCGGACGCCGGACCATATTGTCGACATCACCTATAACGAGACACTCGAAGCTGTGAGGAAGGTGAGCGCATCCCTCGTCTCTGCGGGCCTGGCCCGCGGTGACCGAGCCGCCATTCTCTCTGAGAATCGAGTTGAGTGGGCACACTCAGATTACGCCTGCCTGTGTGCGGGAGTGATCACGGTACCGATCTATCCGACACTGATGGCTGACCAGGTCGCGTATATTCTGCAGGACTCGGGTGCCCGCCTGGTGTTCGTCGCCAACGAAGCCCAGGCGAAGAAGGTGAAGGAGGCAGCTGACGAGGCACGTGTGGAGGTTTCGATTGTCGGGTTCGATCTGGATTCATCCGACGGTGTGATCGGATGGGCGGATTTCCTGCGCTCTGGCGCAGAACAGGCTGAGTCGACAGGGGCAGCGGACTTTCGCACTGCGGCACTCGAGGCTCAGCCCCACGATCTGGCGACCGTACTCTACACGTCTGGGACGACCGGTCCGCCCAAAGGCGTCATGCTCACGCACAACAATATTGCGTCGAACGTCCGGGCCTCCGTCATGATCCTCGGCGTTCGACATTCCGACAACACGGTCAGCTTTCTGCCGTTGTGTCACATCCTCCAGCGGATGGTCGATTTTCTCTTCTTCTGGACTGGCTGCCGGATCGGCTACCCGCGGTCCCTCGATACGCTGATCGTCGATCTCGGCAAGCTTCAGCCGACCGTCGTGGTCTCGGTGCCGAGGATCTACGAGAAAATTTACAACGGGGTCATGAATGCGGATGGCTTCAAGAAGAAGCTGATCAACTGGGCCGTGGGCGTAGCCGACCGTGTCGCCGACCTGAGACTCGCAGGCAAGAACCCCGGAGGGCTGCTCGGTCTTCAGTACGCTGCTGCGGACAAGTTGGTGTTCTCGAAGGTGAGGGCGCGCGTCGGCGGGCGCCTTCGTTTTTTCGTGAGCGGCGGTGGTCCACTGGCGCCGGCGCTGAATCGGTTCTTCTACTCAATCGGGATGACGATTCTCGAAGGGTATGGCCTGACGGAGACGAGTCCGGTCCTGCATGTCACGATCGAAGACGGATTTCGAATCGGATGGGTGGGTCCCCCCGTTCCCGGTACTGAGACCCGGATCGCGGACGACGGCGAGATCCTTGTCCGTGGCCCGCAGATCATGAAGGGCTACTACAACAAACCTGAAGCCACTGCCGAAGCAATCGACGAGGATGGCTGGTTCGCCACCGGTGACATCGGCGAGTTGAGTGCAGACGGTTACCTGCGGATCACCGATAGGAAGAAGGATATTCTGGTCACGGCCGGCGGAAAAAACGTCGCTCCTCAGCCGATCGAGAATCATCTCAAGACGCACGTCTTGGTAGAGCAGGCAGTCCTCGTGGGCGACCGCAGGCGTTATTGCGCGTTGATCGTGGTGCCTGCGTTCGGCCCGCTCAAGTCCTGGGCGAACGAGGCCAGGATTTCGTGGAGTACAGAAGCCGACCTAGTCAAGAATCCGGATGTGATCGCTCACGTGGAGAAGGAGTTATTCGCGACTCTGAGCGGCTTCGCGTCGTTTGAGCGACCGAAGAAAGTCACACTGATCGAGGAAGAATTCAGCATTGAGAATGGCCTGCTGACGCCAACGCTCAAGGTGAAGCGAAACGTGCTGCGCGAGCAGTTGCAGGATGTGATCGACGCAATGTATTCGGACGAAGCAGCCGATCAGACCGCCAACTAA
- a CDS encoding OsmC family protein encodes MPTSNIRQVRLTWTGEGLSFEGGADNGVQIGVDGDGVAGQTPMQLLLLALASCMAIDVLMILEKSRVPVEDLAVEVIGERAETVPKRYVAIQLKYEIKGPSDEDQAKLDRAIELSRDKYCSVLHTLDPEIDCDIAVERR; translated from the coding sequence ATGCCAACTTCTAATATCCGCCAGGTCCGTCTGACATGGACCGGCGAAGGACTCTCCTTCGAGGGGGGAGCAGACAACGGTGTCCAGATCGGGGTGGACGGCGACGGCGTCGCTGGCCAGACGCCGATGCAATTGTTGTTGTTGGCTTTGGCGTCCTGCATGGCGATCGACGTGCTGATGATTCTCGAGAAGTCGCGCGTGCCCGTCGAAGACCTAGCGGTCGAGGTCATCGGGGAGCGCGCGGAGACGGTTCCGAAGCGCTACGTCGCGATTCAGCTGAAGTACGAAATCAAGGGTCCCTCCGATGAGGATCAGGCGAAGCTTGATCGGGCGATCGAGTTGTCACGGGACAAATACTGCTCGGTCCTGCACACGCTCGATCCGGAGATCGACTGCGACATTGCTGTCGAGCGGCGCTGA
- a CDS encoding tetratricopeptide repeat protein, whose translation MAFWKKILGREDSQPVEYYTEGLELLSVGKFHEALTSFRLALKQSPGDAIVLQQIAICYTRIGMVEEAAKTYRHVLHKDPSASGAHYGLAFILLRGEESHQSIEHLEAFLSHAPKDDDAGAHVEHARWTLAQLREQARDTPPETGTDANF comes from the coding sequence ATGGCGTTCTGGAAGAAGATTCTCGGCAGGGAGGATTCCCAACCTGTCGAATATTACACCGAAGGTCTCGAACTGCTCTCCGTGGGCAAGTTCCATGAGGCCCTGACCTCGTTTCGTCTGGCACTCAAACAGTCCCCGGGCGATGCGATCGTGCTGCAGCAGATTGCGATCTGCTATACTCGGATTGGAATGGTCGAAGAGGCTGCGAAGACGTATAGGCACGTGCTTCATAAAGACCCATCCGCCTCCGGCGCTCACTATGGATTGGCGTTCATCCTGTTGAGGGGCGAGGAGTCGCATCAGTCGATCGAGCACCTCGAAGCGTTTCTTTCGCACGCACCAAAGGATGACGACGCGGGTGCCCATGTGGAGCACGCCCGATGGACCCTGGCACAGCTCCGCGAGCAGGCTCGCGACACGCCTCCAGAAACAGGTACCGATGCCAACTTCTAA